The Anaeromyxobacter sp. Fw109-5 genomic interval CCGCGCGCGCGAGCTCCAGGACGTCGCGGGACGCACCTTCGGGCCGCTCAACCTGACCGTGCTCGTCGCCGGCGAGCCGCCGAAGCCCGAGCCGAAGCCAGCGCCGAAGCGGAAGCGCCGCCGCTGAGGGCGGCGCGCCGTCTGCCGCTCAGCCGAGCCGCTCGAGCTCGGCGAGCACCGCCCGGTCCGCCTCGAGGAAGTCGTACGAGGCGAGCGAGCCCCGCGGCGCCCAGGCGATCTCGGCGACGCCGATGGGCCGGGGCACCTCCGGTCCGAGGGCGCAGCGGTAGAAGGCGAGCTCGACCTCCAGCTCCGGGTAGGCGTGCGAATGGCGCAGCAGGAGCGGACCCACCTCCGCGCTGCAGCCGAGCTCCTCCGCGAGC includes:
- a CDS encoding NUDIX domain-containing protein, with translation MRRLRVVAAVIRRADLVLITRRPDRPGLPGQWEFPGGKVEEGEEEPAALRRELAEELGCSAEVGPLLLRHSHAYPELEVELAFYRCALGPEVPRPIGVAEIAWAPRGSLASYDFLEADRAVLAELERLG